The following are from one region of the Salvia hispanica cultivar TCC Black 2014 chromosome 1, UniMelb_Shisp_WGS_1.0, whole genome shotgun sequence genome:
- the LOC125202260 gene encoding disease resistance protein RPP8-like produces MAAYGAAVSLKNTIQDILQSSRISLVPPSPQILQSGYEAMVSLQKVMLKLDETSCSKIRTKVNALDERIKEVVWEFEDLLESHYTDQILPQLESESDHLPFSVDMQSLRQSVDFFIERVTEMEAEYDMELLNMPEEEGEPLSSRIDFRGINSYMVGSSEKFELIKDYLLSKGEDDDEYEAERNSLLVTGMAGVGKTTLVKRVFVDPLIQTHFELRAWVKVGRKCEFKETIRCILAQVDPSTHHQMLTQRDDDDNEKLIGLLTDRLKDKKCLIVLDDVWEWDTRLMGSLRIKNVQVLLTSRLRIGNSPIEHVLSLLNKEDSMELLGKKVFDENGFPPYLKEMGKKIAEKCEGLPLMIVTVADLLRKANKSTREELDKSIQNYWTEVANKQHNSVFVDAYNQISEVFFPSYDYLPQSFKMIFLYLGAFPPYRNINPYYLKWYVSAEGFYEQIGIPILDKDISEETVEYFLTILVGVLADWYHLLLFDYNLLSWFSNRECRVHSCWQYLCKKEASKIKFLHVLHSYDEVVKDQRRLSTHSNPLFAIKQVYDSIKSDCSSTVRSLLFYGPVHPYPVPIHAMDFKLLRVLNATRVRSYHIPPEILKLVCLKYLGLACNEELPVSISNLIHLQFLIIISYVKIIKRGAQPYMPMEIWDMQNLKFLQVGAGDLPTPNSDSNAILYKVSSILGVSTKSCTVQILKRIPNLSFLSLVSIGKPYDEDDDSNSLSGLANISEELQNLAFLEYNVLYPDMKCTAMVPLSMFPSCLRTLALSGLGHPWHYMNDIGSMLPNLTTVILQAYAFRGPTWDIESSCFTILESLVIEDTDLVEWRAQQGSLPRLKHLSLRYCYKLKHLHLIRDSSMFTTALELVDCNPLVYKAAAKLPESLFAIRSHQSYL; encoded by the coding sequence ATGGCGGCTTATGGTGCTGCCGTTTCTCTCAAGAACACGATTCAGGATATTCTACAATCGTCTCGCATTTCGCTGGTTCCCCCTTCTCCACAAATCTTACAGTCGGGATATGAGGCCATGGTTAGCTTGCAGAAAGTCATGCTAAAATTGGATGAGACGAGCTGCAGCAAGATCAGGACGAAGGTGAATGCTTTGGATGAACGAATCAAAGAGGTCGTATGGGAATTCGAAGATTTGCTAGAGTCCCATTACACCGATCAGATTCTTCCACAGCTCGAAAGTGAGAGTGATCACTTGCCTTTCTCTGTAGATATGCAGAGTCTGCGGCAGAGTGTTGATTTCTTCATCGAGAGGGTGACAGAGATGGAAGCAGAGTACGATATGGAGCTGCTGAATATGCctgaagaagaaggtgaacCTCTTTCCTCTAGAATTGATTTTCGTGGAATCAACTCATATATGGTTGGATCGTCCGAAAAATTTGAACTCATCAAGGATTATCTTCTTTCAAAAGgggaagatgatgatgaataTGAAGCTGAACGGAATAGTTTGTTAGTTACTGGGATGGCAGGGGTTGGAAAGACCACTCTTGTTAAGAGAGTATTTGTGGATCCATTGATTCAGACACATTTCGAGCTTCGAGCATGGGTCAAAGTGGGCAGAAAATGTGAATTCAAGGAAACTATACGATGCATTCTAGCTCAGGTAGATCCGAGCACTCACCACCAAATGCTTACCCAGAGAGACGATGATGACAACGAGAAATTAATTGGACTCTTGACAGATAGGCTCAAGGATAAGAAATGTCTCATTGTGTTAGATGATGTATGGGAATGGGACACACGATTAATGGGTAGCTTGCGAATAAAGAATGTCCAAGTTTTGCTTACAAGCAGGCTAAGAATTGGAAATTCTCCAATTGAGCATGTATTAAGCTTGTTGAATAAAGAAGATAGTATGGAATTACTTGGTAAGAAGGTGTTCGATGAAAACGGTTTTCCTCCTTACCTTAAGGAAATGGGAAAGAAGATTGCAGAAAAATGTGAAGGTCTTCCACTTATGATAGTTACAGTTGCAGATCTCCTAAGAAAGGCAAACAAGAGTACCCGAGAAGAGCTTGACAAAAGTATCCAAAATTACTGGACCGAAGTAGCAAATAAACAACATAATTCAGTCTTTGTGGatgcatataatcaaatatcaGAGGTATTTTTCCCAAGCTATGACTACTTACCTCAAAGTTTCAAAATGATTTTTCTCTATTTGGGAGCTTTCCCCCCATATAGGAATATTAATCCATATTATCTCAAGTGGTATGTAAGTGCTGAGGGGTTTTATGAACAAATTGGAATACCAATTTTGGATAAGGATATCTCTGAAGAGACTGTGGAATACTTTTTGACCATTCTCGTGGGAGTGCTTGCTGATTGGTATCATCTTCTTCTATTCGATTATAATCTATTATCTTGGTTTTCAAATAGAGAATGTCGTGTTCATTCTTGCTGGCAATACTTGTGTAAGAAAGAAGCTAGTAAAATCAagtttttgcatgttttacaTAGTTACGATGAAGTTGTAAAAGACCAACGTCGGTTGTCTACTCATTCCAACCCTTTATTTGCCATCAAACAAGTGTATGATTCAATCAAAAGTGATTGTTCATCCACTGTCCGATCTCTCCTTTTTTATGGTCCAGTCCACCCTTATCCAGTGCCAATACATGCCATGGATTTCAAGTTGCTCAGGGTACTAAATGCTACTAGGGTCCGATCTTATCATATCCCACCTGAAATTCTAAAACTAGTATGTCTAAAGTATCTTGGTCTAGCGTGCAACGAAGAGCTCCCTGTATCTATATCCAACCTTATACACCTTCAATTCTTGATAATCATTTCATATGTGAAAATTATAAAGCGTGGAGCTCAGCCATATATGCCAATGGAAATATGGGACATGCAAAACCTAAAATTTCTTCAAGTCGGAGCAGGAGACCTACCAACCCCGAATTCTGATTCTAATGCTATTTTGTATAAAGTCTCTTCTATTTTAGGCGTGAGTACAAAGAGTTGCACTGTACAAATTCTTAAAAGGATCCCGAATTTAAGCTTTCTATCCCTTGTTAGCATTGGGAAGCCttatgatgaagatgatgatagCAACTCATTGAGTGGCTTGGCTAATATCTCAGAGGAACTCCAGAATTTGGCATTTCTTGAATATAATGTACTTTACCCAGATATGAAGTGTACAGCTATGGTTCCTCTTTCAATGTTCCCATCATGCCTTCGAACATTGGCTTTGAGTGGTTTAGGGCATCCTTGGCACTACATGAACGACATTGGTTCGATGCTACCAAATCTTACTACCGTCATACTACAAGCTTATGCCTTTCGAGGCCCAACATGGGATATAGAATCAAGTTGTTTTACCATACTTGAGTCACTTGTAATTGAAGACACTGATTTGGTGGAATGGAGAGCTCAACAGGGAAGCCTCCCAAGGCTTAAGCACCTAAGCCTACGATATTGctacaaattaaaacatcTCCATTTGATTCGTGATTCCTCAATGTTCACAACTGCACTTGAATTAGTAGACTGCAATCCCTTGGTCTACAAAGCTGCTGCGAAATTACCAGAATCTCTCTTTGCAATTCGTAGCCACCAGTCTTATTTGTGA
- the LOC125202266 gene encoding putative disease resistance protein At1g50180, translating to MREEEGEPLSSRIDLGGINSNMVGLYEEFEEIKDYLLPEGVEDEGEEEGEGSCLLVTGIAGVGKTTLVKKVFEDPLIQRHFELRAWVKVDRKCESNQTVRCILAQVDPNNRDQMLIQRDDDDIKKLVGLLEERLKDKKCLIVLDDVWQWDTRLMSTLQEKNVQILLTCRLRIEDSPNIHVVRLLNKEESKKLLCEKVFGEKGFPTYLEELGEKIAAKCEGHPLMSRASI from the coding sequence ATGcgtgaagaagaaggtgaacCTCTTTCCTCAAGAATTGATCTTGGTGGAATCAACTCTAATATGGTTGGATTATATGAAGAATTTGAGGAAATTAAGGATTATCTTCTTCCAGAAGGTGTAGAAGATGAaggtgaagaagaaggtgaaggGAGTTGTTTATTAGTTACTGGGATAGCAGGGGTTGGAAAGACCACTCTTGTTAAGAAAGTATTTGAAGATCCCTTGATTCAGAGACATTTCGAGCTTCGAGCATGGGTCAAAGTGGACAGAAAATGTGAATCCAATCAAACAGTACGATGCATTCTAGCTCAAGTGGATCCCAACAATCGCGATCAAATGCTTATCCAAAGAGACGATGATGATATCAAGAAATTAGTTGGACTCTTGGAAGAGAGATTGAAGGATAAGAAATGTCTCattgtgttggatgatgtATGGCAATGGGACACACGACTCATGAGTACCTTGCAAGAAAAGAATGTCCAAATTTTGCTTACATGTAGGCTGAGAATTGAAGATTCCCCAAATATTCATGTAGTACGTTTGTTgaataaagaagaaagtaagaaaTTACTTTGTGAGAAGGTGTTCGGTGAAAAGGGTTTCCCAACTTACCTTGAGGAATTGGGAGAAAAGATTGCAGCAAAATGTGAAGGTCATCCTCTTATGAGCAGAGCTTCTATCTAA
- the LOC125202259 gene encoding putative late blight resistance protein homolog R1A-10: MAAYGAAVSLKNTIQSLLESSRISLVPPSPQILRSAYDAMSCLLNVLSKLDSTGYSKIRTKVNALDDRIKEAIWEFEDLSNRTTPDQILPQLESERDRLPFSVDLQSLRQRVDGFIERVTVMEAEYDIELLSMPEEEGEPLSSRIDFRGINSNMVGLSDQFKEVRDYLLQKGEGEGESGDEYKAGRNCLLVTGMAGVGKTTLVKRVFDDPSIQRHFELQAWVKVGRKCESNETFRCILAQVDPGPNTHHQMLTQRDNDDNKKLLGLLKERLKDKKCLVVLDDVWEWDTRLMDSLRKKNVQILLTSRLRIEDSPIIRVVRFLNNEESKKLLGEKVFGEKGFPPYLEELGEKIAKRCEGLPLMIVTIANLLRKANKGTREELNMSTHEYWTEVAEKQQSSVFLDAYNQISEVFFPSYDYLPQILKMLFLYLGAFPPYRNINPLDLMCYVSAEGFCEQIGKKKLDEVIDGLKIRKYFVFGILRELADNYNLLLYDFNQVSWFSKNKCRVHSCWQHLCRKEASKIKFLHVLQSCNEVMKGQRRLCAHSNTLFAIKEVSDSIKSDCSSTVRSLLCHGPFHPYPVPIHAMDFKLLRVLNVLKVRFYNIPPEILKLVCLKFLALACNQELPASISNLLHLQFLIIHVYVHIIKHGDLPYMPMEIWDMQNLQYLNVMGRNMPTPNSNSNAILDRVSFLIGVTTKSCTSEILKRIPNLRYLSIISVRKPYDEDDDSNSLSGLANISEELQNLLCLSYDVMYPDMKWNSMVPFSMFPTSLQALKLSGLGYPWKYMNEIGSMLPNLSLLILEDYAFQGPKWDIESSCFLKLEDLVIEDTDLVELRAQDGSLPRLKLLSLRYCYKLKHLDWLCGNSQKTPVIELVDCNPLVYAFAEEKLSKYQFEIRSHRSYL; this comes from the coding sequence ATGGCTGCTTATGGAGCTGCCGTTTCTCTCAAGAACACAATTCAGAGTCTTCTAGAATCGTCTCGCATCTCGCTGGTTCCTCCCTCTCCACAGATCTTACGATCCGCCTATGATGCTATGTCTTGTTTGCTGAACGTTCTGAGCAAATTGGACAGCACGGGCTATAGCAAGATCAGGACGAAGGTGAACGCTTTGGATGATCGAATCAAAGAGGCCATATGGGAATTCGAAGATTTATCGAATCGCACTACACCTGATCAGATTCTTCCACAGCTTGAAAGCGAGAGAGATCGCTTGCCTTTCTCTGTAGATCTGCAGAGTCTGCGGCAGAGAGTTGATggcttcatcgagagggtGACGGTGATGGAGGCAGAGTATGATATTGAACTGCTGAGTATGCctgaagaagaaggtgaacCTCTTTCCTCAAGAATTGATTTTCGTGGCATCAACTCAAACATGGTTGGATTGTCCGATCAATTTAAAGAAGTGAGGGATTATCTTCTTCAAAAAGGTGAAGGTGAAGGTGAAAGTGGTGATGAATACAAAGCTGGACGAAATTGTTTACTAGTTACTGGGATGGCAGGGGTTGGAAAGACAACTCTTGTTAAGAGAGTATTTGACGATCCATCAATTCAGAGACATTTTGAGCTTCAAGCATGGGTCAAAGTGGGCAGAAAATGTGAATCCAATGAAACGTTTCGGTGCATTCTAGCCCAAGTGGATCCCGGTCCCAACACTCACCACCAAATGCTTACCCAAAGGGACAACGATGACAACAAGAAATTACTTGGACTCTTGAAAGAGAGACTCAAGGATAAGAAATGTCTCGTTGTGCTAGATGATGTATGGGAATGGGACACACGATTAATGGATAGCTTGCGAAAAAAGAATGTCCAAATTTTGCTTACAAGCAGGCTGAGAATTGAAGATTCTCCAATTATTCGTGTAGTTCGCTTTTTGAATAATGAAGAAAGTAAGAAATTACTTGGTGAGAAGGTATTTGGTGAAAAAGGTTTCCCACCTTACCTTGAGGAATTGGGAGAAAAGATTGCAAAAAGATGTGAAGGTCTTCCACTTATGATAGTTACAATTGCAAATCTCCTAAGAAAAGCCAACAAGGGTACCAGAGAAGAGCTTAACATGAGTACCCATGAATATTGGACTGAGGTAGCCGAAAAACAACAAAGCTCAGTCTTTCTTGatgcatataatcaaatatctGAGGTATTTTTCCCAAGCTATGACTACTTacctcaaattttgaaaatgctTTTTCTCTATTTGGGAGCTTTCCCCCCATATAGGAATATTAATCCACTGGATCTCATGTGTTATGTAAGTGCTGAAGGGTTTTGCGAAcaaattgggaaaaaaaaattggatgaGGTTATCGATGGATTGAAGATTAGGAAATACTTTGTGTTCGGTATCCTGAGAGAGCTTGCTGATAATTATAATCTTCTTCTATATGATTTTAATCAAGTATCTTGGTTTTCAAAAAACAAATGCCGTGTGCATTCTTGCTGGCAGCATTTGTGTAGGAAAGAAGCTAGTAAAATCAAGTTCTTGCATGTTTTACAAAGTTGCAATGAAGTTATGAAAGGACAGCGTCGGTTGTGTGCTCATTCGAACACTTTATTTGCCATCAAAGAAGTGTCTGAttcaataaaaagtgattGTTCTTCCACAGTCCGTTCTCTCCTTTGTCATGGCCCTTTTCACCCTTATCCAGTGCCAATACATGCCATGGATTTCAAATTGCTCAGGGTACTAAATGTTCTTAAGGTCCGATTTTATAATATCCCACCTGAAATTCTAAAACTAGTGTGTCTAAAGTTTCTTGCTTTGGCTTGCAACCAAGAGCTCCCTGCTTCCATATCTAACCTTTTACACCTTCAATTCTTGATAATCCATGTATATGTGCACATTATAAAGCATGGAGATCTACCATATATGCCAATGGAAATATGGGACATGCAAAACCTACAATATCTTAATGTCATGGGAAGAAACATGCCAACCCCCAATTCCAATTCTAATGCTATTTTGGACAGAGTCTCTTTTCTTATAGGCGTGACTACAAAAAGTTGCACCTCAGAAATTCTTAAAAGAATCCCGAATTTAAGGTATCTATCCATTATTAGTGTTAGGAAGCCttatgatgaagatgatgatagCAACTCATTAAGTGGCTTGGCTAATATCTCAGAGGAACTCCAGAATTTGCTATGTCTTTCATACGATGTAATGTACCCAGATATGAAGTGGAATAGTATGGTTCCTTTTTCAATGTTCCCAACAAGTCTTCAAGCATTGAAGTTAAGTGGTTTAGGGTATCCTTGGAAGTACATGAATGAGATTGGTTCGATGCTACCAAATCTTAGTCTCCTCATACTAGAAGATTATGCCTTTCAAGGCCCAAAGTGGGATATAGAATCGAGTTGTTTTTTGAAGCTTGAGGACCTTGTAATTGAGGACACTGATTTGGTGGAATTGAGAGCTCAAGATGGAAGCCTCCCTAGGCTTAAGCTCCTGAGCCTGCGATACTGCTACAAATTGAAACATCTCGATTGGTTGTGTGGTAACTCACAGAAAACACCTGTAATTGAATTAGTCGACTGCAATCCCTTAGTTTATGCATTTGCTGAggaaaaattatcaaaatatcaatttgAAATTCGTAGCCACCGTTCTTATTTGTGA
- the LOC125202264 gene encoding uncharacterized protein LOC125202264 isoform X2 translates to MSGSKCKYNLHIACFHLPPRVSSLPLHHHQDDLLLQSCDKLQPWEHKWCDVCSYSTNALFYACKKCNFKVDIKCASMPDTILHEAHPQHLLNHVTKYVLRRDSYASSLSCAAGCDFPAWMYDCYRCSSSSCDFIVHVRCASLPKSVNSLRWDKHHPLLLTYDATLNHPGDFWCDQCETQMNPRSWMYHCRACDLSFHPKCFPTASGEYRNIKLGQEYHVNGKVHPHRLAFQLLTTKRRCDCCHQDRHEKEGFYCALCNFFMCLDDCGGKMIYNDRIKAVD, encoded by the coding sequence ATGAGTGGCAGTAAATGCAAATACAATCTTCACATTGCCTGCTTTCACTTGCCACCTCGCGTCTCATCTCTTCCACTCCACCATCACCAAGATGATCTACTCCTCCAATCTTGTGACAAACTTCAACCTTGGGAGCACAAATGGTGTGATGTATGTTCCTATTCTACGAATGCGTTGTTTTACGCTTGTAAAAAGTGTAACTTCAAAGTAGATATCAAGTGCGCTTCTATGCCGGATACCATACTTCACGAAGCTCACCCGCAGCATCTCCTCAACCACGTGACTAAGTACGTTCTACGCAGAGATAGCTACGCATCAAGCTTGTCGTGCGCTGCTGGTTGTGATTTTCCTGCGTGGATGTACGATTGTTACAGGTGCAGCAGCAGTTCATGTGATTTCATTGTGCACGTCAGATGCGCCTCGTTGCCGAAATCAGTCAACAGCCTCAGGTGGGACAAGCACCACCCGCTGCTGTTGACGTACGACGCCACTCTCAACCATCCTGGCGATTTCTGGTGCGATCAATGCGAAACACAAATGAATCCCCGGAGCTGGATGTATCACTGCCGCGCCTGCGATTTATCCTTCCATCCAAAATGCTTTCCAACTGCATCCGGCGAGTATAGAAACATCAAGTTGGGGCAGGAATATCATGTGAATGGCAAAGTTCACCCACATCGTCTCGCATTTCAACTTCTCACCACGAAACGCCGCTGCGACTGTTGTCATCAGGATAGACATGAAAAGGAAGGATTTTACTGTGCATTATGCAACTTCTTCATGTGTCTAGACGACTGCGGTGGAAAAATGATCTATAATGATCGCATCAAGGCCGTTGATTGA
- the LOC125202264 gene encoding uncharacterized protein LOC125202264 isoform X1, protein MSEKGKNIEMEEETIDHWSHEHPLTLVEARGKDYCYGCERRFGNGEHAYGCSINGCKYSNLLHEECAVVATEIRYPLHHPQHILNQRLARNSIRSSCGICGRMVSSIGYRCTSSGCWFLMHQRCAQGEGVIDATTTHNDEQRRGIIHHPSHPNHELKPLRRRFSIKCDACGTTHRDSSYICTKDDCQYLIHQKCASLPQDLKREDHHHSLSLSFHVPLEYIRYDYKCDVCSLSFLPNYWIYHCPLCRYIVHVKCAFNKPLRITENDANTYNRKHHIHLPTDEVVGNIITPFVMRQRRGRRRGRRSRGREFLPPITPDDDKLVNVKYKFHRHQHRLT, encoded by the exons ATGAgtgagaaaggaaaaaatatagagatgGAGGAGGAGACGATTGATCATTGGAGCCACGAGCATCCACTTACTCTGGTGGAAGCTCGCGGAAAGGATTACTGTTATGGCTGTGAACGGCGGTTTGGTAATGGAGAGCACGCTTATGGATGCAGCATCAATGGATGTAAGTATTCAAACCTATTACATGAAGAATGTGCAGTGGTGGCGACAGAGATACGATATCCATTGCACCACCCTCAACACATACTCAACCAACGGCTCGCACGGAATTCTATTAGGTCGTCGTGTGGTATCTGTGGAAGGATGGTTTCGAGCATTGGTTACAGATGCACAAGCTCAGGATGTTGGTTCCTGATGCACCAGAGATGCGCGCAGGGCGAAGGGGTGATTGATGCCACAACAACCCATAATGATGAGCAAAGGCGCGGCATCATACATCATCCAAGTCATCCCAACCATGAACTGAAGCCGTTGAGGAGAAGGTTTTCCATCAAGTGCGATGCTTGCGGCACCACACACAGGGATAGTTCCTATATATGCACCAAAGATGATTGCCAATATTTGATCCATCAAAAATGTGCTTCCCTGCCTCAAGACTTGAAAAGGGAAGACCATCatcactctctttctctctcttttcatGTCCCACTTGAATATATCAGATATGACTACAAATGTGATGTATGCAGCTTGTCTTTTTTACCAAACTACTGGATATATCACTGTCCACTCTGTAGATATATTGTCCACGTCAAGTGTGCCTTCAACAAACCGCTTCGCATCACTGA AAACGATGCAAATACATACAATCGCAAACACCATATCCATCTTCCAACAGATGAGGTGGTTGGGAATATAATCACACCTTTTGTCATGAGACAAAgacgaggaagaagaagaggaagaagaagtagAGGAAGAGAATTCTTACCACCCATCACCCCTGATGATGATAAGTTGGTGAATGTGAAATATAAGTTCCATCGTCACCAACATCGGCTCACTTAG
- the LOC125200500 gene encoding putative late blight resistance protein homolog R1A-4, with protein MVGLSDEYERVKDYLINDRGNRLLVTGMAGVGKTALVKKVFDDPSIQIHFELRAWVKVGRKCESNETLRCILAQVDPNTHHQMLTQRDDDDYKKLLGLLKERLKDKKCLIVLDDVWKWDTQLMDSLRIENVQILLTSRLRIQNSPISYEVHLLNKEESKTLLGEKVFGEKGFPPYLEELGEKIAQKCEGLPLMIVTVATLLRKASERYQGGILKYWTEVAETQHNSIFVDAYDQIAEVLHSSYEYSPQYLKMLFLYLGAFPPYRNLLLHINLICCISAEGFLEPHGTQNLKENGFEQVVSRCLEVLAKYFNLLLWNPERFSWFSNGDFRVHSCWQHLCRKEASRIKFLHVLQSCNEDLKGQRRLCVHSNTLFAIKEVYDSIKSDCPSTVHSLLCYGPFHPYPVPVHVIDFKSLRVLHAFMVRFYQIPPEILKLVCLKYLSLTCNKELPVSISNLLHLQFLIIHPYVHIIKRGVLPYMPMEIWDMQNLQVINVKGRDLPTPNSNSNAILDKVYFISGVGTKSCTREILKRIPNLRCLYISTVRKPYDEDDDSNSLSGLANISEELQNLTCLSYAVDQPDMKWETMVPLSMFPSSLTILKLSGLGYPWQYMNDIGSVLPNLIILGIEHYAFRGPKWDIESSCFLKLETLVIEDSDLVQLRAQHGSLPRLKLLSIRHCYKLKHLDWMRDSSMVRPTIELVDCNPLVYASVEKLPESLFAFRH; from the coding sequence ATGGTTGGATTATCTGATGAATATGAACGAGTCAAGGATTATTTGATCAATGATAGAGGGAACCGGTTGTTAGTTACAGGGATGGCAGGGGTTGGAAAGACAGCTCTTGTTAAGAAAGTATTTGACGATCCATCCATTCAGATTCATTTCGAGCTTCGAGCATGGGTCAAAGTGGGCAGAAAATGTGAATCTAATGAAACATTACGATGCATTCTAGCTCAAGTGGATCCCAACACTCACCACCAAATGCTTACCCAAAGAGACGACGATGACTACAAGAAATTACTTGGACTCTTGAAAGAGAGACTCAAGGATAAGAAATGTCTGattgtgttggatgatgtATGGAAATGGGACACACAATTAATGGATAGCTTGAGAATAGAGAATGTGCAAATTTTGCTTACAAGCAGGCTAAGAATTCAAAATTCCCCAATTTCTTATGAAGTACACTTGTTgaataaagaagaaagtaaGACATTACTTGGTGAGAAGGTGTTTGGTGAAAAAGGTTTCCCACCTTACCTTGAGGAATTGGGAGAAAAGATTGCACAAAAATGTGAAGGTCTTCCACTCATGATAGTAACAGTTGCAACTCTCCTAAGGAAAGCCAGTGAGAGGTACCAAGGAGGTATCCTCAAATATTGGACTGAGGTAGCTGAAACACAACATAATTCAATCTTCGTGGATGCATATGATCAAATTGCAGAGGTACTTCACTCAAGCTACGAATACTCACctcaatatttgaaaatgttaTTTCTCTATCTGGGAGCTTTCCCCCCATATCGTAATCTTTTACTACACATCAACCTCATTTGTTGTATAAGTGCTGAAGGGTTTCTTGAACCACATGgaacacaaaatttgaaagagaatGGGTTTGAACAAGTTGTGTCTCGTTGCCTGGAGGTGCTTGCTAAATATTTCAATCTTCTTCTGTGGAATCCTGAACGATTTTCTTGGTTTTCAAATGGAGATTTCCGTGTGCATTCTTGTTGGCAGCACTTGTGTAGGAAAGAAGCTAGTAGAATCAagtttttgcatgttttacaAAGTTGCAATGAAGATTTGAAAGGTCAGCGTCGGTTGTGTGTCCATTCCAACACTTTATTTGCCATCAAAGAAGTGTATGAttcaataaaaagtgattGTCCATCCACTGTTCATTCTCTCCTCTGTTATGGTCCTTTTCACCCTTATCCAGTGCCGGTACATGTCATTGATTTTAAGTCTCTCAGGGTACTACATGCTTTTATGGTCCGATTTTATCAGATCCCACCCGAAATTCTAAAACTAGTTTGTCTAAAGTATCTTTCCCTAACTTGCAACAAAGAGCTCCCTGTTTCCATATCCAACCTTTTACACCTTCAATTCTTGATTATCCATCCATATGTGCACATTATAAAGCGCGGAGTTCTGCCATATATGCCAATGGAAATATGGGACATGCAAAACCTACAGGTTATTAATGTCAAGGGAAGGGACCTGCCAACCCccaattctaattctaatGCTATTTTGGACAAAgtctattttatttcaggCGTGGGTACAAAGAGTTGCACTAGAGAAATTCTGAAAAGAATTCCGAATTTAAGGTGTCTATACATTTCTACGGTGAGGAAGCCttatgatgaagatgatgatagCAACTCATTGAGTGGCTTGGCTAATATCTCAGAGGAACTCCAGAATTTGACGTGTCTTTCATATGCTGTAGATCAACCGGATATGAAGTGGGAGACTATGGTTCCTCTTTCAATGTTCCCATCAAGTCTTACTATATTGAAGTTGAGTGGTTTAGGGTATCCTTGGCAGTACATGAACGACATTGGTTCTGTGCTACCAAATCTTATTATCCTCGGGATAGAACATTATGCCTTTCGAGGCCCAAAGTGGGACATAGAATCGAGCTGTTTTTTGAAACTTGAGACACTTGTAATTGAAGACAGCGATTTGGTGCAATTGAGAGCTCAACATGGAAGCCTCCCAAGGCTTAAGCTCCTGAGCATACGACATTGctacaaattaaaacatcTTGATTGGATGCGTGATTCCTCAATGGTCAGACCTACAATTGAATTAGTAGACTGCAATCCCTTAGTTTACGCATCTGTGGAGAAATTACCAGAATCTCTCTTTGCATTTCGTCATTGA